Proteins from one Flavobacteriales bacterium genomic window:
- a CDS encoding alpha/beta fold hydrolase translates to MENTDILYHEVHFRSESAEWLLMIHGAGGSTRTWKRQVERLGKHFNLLIIDLPGHGMSAEKGVRDDAYTFSIISHRIWEVVDHHRIEQVHVLGVSLGAIIALRLEQLYNHRVKSVVLAGAIVQLNRKLRLIASTSLFLAKLIGYRAFYKMAARIALPRANHKTSREVFIKESEALTIEEFRKWTEMYRSLNVTLKDLYNE, encoded by the coding sequence ATGGAGAATACCGACATACTGTATCACGAGGTCCATTTCCGATCGGAGTCAGCCGAATGGCTGCTGATGATACATGGAGCAGGAGGGAGCACACGTACCTGGAAGCGACAGGTGGAGAGATTGGGCAAGCATTTCAATCTCTTGATCATCGATCTCCCCGGTCATGGGATGAGCGCTGAGAAAGGGGTCAGAGACGATGCGTATACCTTTTCCATCATTTCACATCGTATCTGGGAAGTGGTGGACCATCACAGGATCGAGCAAGTACACGTACTCGGTGTTTCACTGGGCGCGATCATCGCACTCAGACTGGAGCAGTTGTACAATCATCGGGTCAAGAGTGTGGTACTGGCCGGTGCGATCGTTCAGTTGAATAGGAAGTTACGACTGATAGCCTCTACGAGTCTTTTCTTGGCCAAGTTGATCGGGTACAGGGCTTTTTATAAGATGGCTGCCCGTATCGCACTGCCCAGAGCCAATCATAAGACCTCGCGCGAGGTATTCATCAAGGAGTCAGAAGCGCTTACGATCGAGGAATTCCGCAAGTGGACCGAGATGTACCGCTCGCTGAATGTCACCCTCAAAGACCTCTACAATGAGG
- a CDS encoding LysE family transporter, translating to MVWIEGLLTGLAMIIFIGPVLFTLLQASLRFGFQGGMAVAIGIIVSDVLAVGICLLGAKAFFTDVDNQFWIAIGGGVILLVLGLKYILDPKLYAPEDIRLGTRDFGNLFSKGFLVNFVNPFVFLVWIGLIGYAEERYDQQLYIYLAMVLLGIFITDSLKAYFAGKLRSLLVTERLALIYRIIGILMILFSLRLFYHAIVF from the coding sequence ATGGTCTGGATAGAAGGTCTACTTACTGGATTGGCGATGATCATCTTCATCGGACCGGTCCTGTTCACCTTGTTGCAGGCTTCCTTGCGCTTCGGATTCCAAGGAGGAATGGCCGTAGCCATAGGCATCATTGTGAGTGACGTGCTCGCAGTGGGCATCTGCCTGTTAGGTGCAAAGGCTTTCTTCACTGATGTCGACAATCAATTCTGGATTGCAATCGGAGGAGGTGTCATACTTCTTGTGCTCGGGCTCAAATACATTCTCGACCCCAAACTCTATGCTCCGGAGGATATTCGACTGGGAACCAGGGACTTCGGCAATCTATTCAGCAAGGGATTCTTGGTCAATTTCGTCAATCCTTTCGTGTTCTTGGTCTGGATAGGTCTGATCGGCTATGCCGAAGAGCGCTATGATCAACAGTTGTATATCTATCTGGCGATGGTGCTGTTGGGCATCTTCATTACTGACTCCCTCAAGGCCTATTTTGCGGGGAAATTGAGGTCCTTGCTGGTCACAGAGAGGCTTGCTCTGATCTATCGCATCATCGGTATCCTCATGATACTGTTCAGTTTACGATTGTTCTATCATGCAATCGTTTTCTGA
- a CDS encoding DUF1761 domain-containing protein: MDGNIWTYFVAALIPMIIGFIWYNPKVFGNTWMTAAKVTQEDVESGNMPLIFGLSYVLSLILVFMMNYFVHHEMQIAGTVFMDPELAVAPDSELGVMMTDFLDSISARYNTFGHGLLHGFFIALFLVLPVMATNAMFERKGFKYIAVNWGYWAVTIMLIGGFMSQFY, encoded by the coding sequence ATGGACGGAAATATCTGGACCTATTTCGTAGCTGCGCTTATTCCGATGATCATCGGATTCATCTGGTACAATCCCAAGGTATTTGGGAACACATGGATGACAGCAGCCAAAGTGACTCAAGAAGATGTGGAAAGCGGGAACATGCCGCTCATCTTCGGCCTGAGCTATGTTCTCTCTTTGATCCTCGTTTTTATGATGAACTACTTCGTACATCATGAGATGCAGATAGCTGGGACGGTCTTCATGGACCCTGAGCTCGCTGTGGCACCTGATTCTGAACTGGGAGTGATGATGACTGATTTCTTAGACAGCATCAGTGCGAGATATAACACCTTCGGGCATGGGCTACTGCACGGCTTCTTCATCGCACTCTTCTTGGTTCTGCCTGTCATGGCTACCAATGCGATGTTCGAGCGCAAAGGCTTCAAGTACATCGCAGTCAACTGGGGCTACTGGGCAGTGACCATTATGCTCATAGGTGGATTCATGAGTCAGTTCTATTGA